In Gossypium arboreum isolate Shixiya-1 chromosome 5, ASM2569848v2, whole genome shotgun sequence, a single genomic region encodes these proteins:
- the LOC108452550 gene encoding agamous-like MADS-box protein AGL80, producing MGRKATVYELISNEYARKATLKKRKAGLLKKLSELTTLCGVAACAIIFSSYDAQPDVWPSKAEACQVLKKFKSSPAQQRGKNMMDQTVLLKRSILQLNGRLEKRKRKNRELEKELALAETMAGGNNCDWNNLEQLKELDYQLQENIKLITNKIKG from the coding sequence ATGGGCAGAAAGGCAACTGTGTATGAGTTGATTTCTAACGAATATGCCAGGAAAGCGACTCTAAAGAAGCGAAAGGCCGGGCTGCTGAAGAAGCTGAGTGAACTGACAACCCTTTGCGGTGTTGCTGCTTGTGCTATAATCTTCAGTTCTTACGATGCGCAACCGGATGTTTGGCCATCCAAAGCCGAAGCATGTCAAGTTCTCAAAAAGTTCAAGAGTTCACCGGCACAGCAACGAGGTAAGAATATGATGGACCAAACCGTTCTTCTTAAAAGAAGCATATTGCAGTTGAATGGTAGGTTAGAGAAACGAAAAAGGAAAAACCGAGAGCTGGAGAAGGAACTTGCTTTGGCCGAAACCATGGCAGGTGGAAATAACTGTGATTGGAATAATTTAGAGCAGTTGAAAGAATTGGATTATCAATTGCAGGAAAATATTAAGCTTATCACCAATAAGATTAAGGGTTAA